From the genome of Rhododendron vialii isolate Sample 1 chromosome 10a, ASM3025357v1:
CCCCTGCCAAACCCTCATCCTCttctccacctccaccacctcctcctccttcccccTCCTCCAAAACCCAGATAACTTCTccccacaaaaccctaaccctaaccctaataaCAACTTCCGCCGCAGCCAATCCATCACCCTCTTCATCACCGAAATCAGGCCCGTCGACTTCTACCCTTCCATCCCCACCATCGATCAAAATCGCGACGATTCGTCGCTGTACTCCTCCTCGTTCCGCGATCGCACCAGGGACATCCTCAGCGTCGTCGGGTCCCTCCTCTTCGGCGTCGGCTGCGGCGCCCTCACCGCCGCCACCATGTACCTCATGTGGTCCCTCTTTGCCGCCAACCGTTTGAACCTCCGTGATGATTCCGATGACGAATCGGACTGTGACGAGGATGGATTTGAGGGTGATGACATCAGCCCCAAGAAGATTGGGTACGTCGCGATCCCCACTGCTGCGAACTCGGATTCTCCGGTGGTTGTTGCGAAGGAAGTGGTGTGAGAAGCGACTGGTGGAGTTTGCTTTTacttttaagtgtttttttttactattaagCAACTGGTGCTTCTTCGTCTGTATCTATTGATCTTGTACTTGTATAACTGCTGCTTATTATGATTGAATATGTATGTGCTGCTACTTATTTTGTGCTCTCTTATTTGGATTTTATCTGTACAAATTCTAAGTTCATATGCATTTGTGGCTGATTCTGGTATGTTGGGTTGATTCGATGTTGGTTTTCGTCGTTTTAACCCGCTCGGTATAGTGTCAGCTTTGTGATGACCCTGTCTTCATTTTCCATAGTTTCTGCGTCTGTGATCCCATAAGTGCTgctcttttctgttttcttagCTGAATTTATCTGTACAATTCTTAGTCTTTATGCATTTGTGGATGATCCTCATGTGTTAGGTTGATTTAATGTTGATGATGTTCGTTTTAATCGTTTGGGGTaacaagtggagagagagaaagagagatgagagTAATAAATGGGTTGTTTTGGGGAACTCCAAGTGAAGAAAGCCTGTCCCCTGTCTTCATTGTCTATAGTCTGTGCCTCTTTGATCTGTGTGCCTCTTTTCTGTTCTAATTTATGTGCTATGAATCTATTGAATTTGGTACTGCTGTTTGTGAGAGTGACCCGTTTGGTCAAATGAGGGGCGAATGATTGATGTTTTGGAATACTAAAGGCTTTGATTACGGTCGTGCCTGTATCTCTCAGCTCTGTGTAGAACTATGCCAGTGTCTTCATCTTTGTTAGTCTGCCTTGACATACTGATTCCCAAGCTCAATCTTAACATAGACCCTTATAGATGCTGTGTGACATACCGTGATTTCCACCAGTGTTGCTCTTCTGTATTAGGTATGTTGCTTAATTTGATTATGTATTGAAGATGGTGTTCATGTTTTTGATTTTGTCCGTTTTGGGAAATTTACGAGTTTACAATGTTTACTTATTGTTAAGTGAGTACTTGTTATTTTGGAAGGCTAAGGTTTAATGTTGGAGCCATCCTATCTCTCATCCGGGCATGGTATCATGTTTCCATTTTCAAAAGGCTGCCTTGACATGCAACTGTCAAGCTTTATCTTCCATTTATATTGAATTCTGCTTATaggtttttccttcttcttcttcctcgccTTACATGTTTGAGTGATGTATTTTCCAGAGGTAAGTATTTGGACTTGGTATTGTTGTTGTAGATTGAAATCGTGGCTTTGAACGCATAAAAGTCTCTGGTATTGTTTGATAGGgcttaattttaaaatttcccaGTGTTGGAAAGAAAAAGTTTTGTCGTAGCATTTGCCGCCAGATTTCAACCTGCAGTTTTAGATTGGGATTTGCATACATGCCTCTCGGATTTGCCATTTTTTGGTGGAATTCTTGTTTCAGCTGGGATCCAACCAAGAAAAGTAGAGGTTTGAAGCATTCTTGCCAGTCGAAC
Proteins encoded in this window:
- the LOC131302730 gene encoding uncharacterized protein LOC131302730, with the protein product MATQTVHRLLLLSLLAISATARPGRPFHPCQTLILFSTSTTSSSFPLLQNPDNFSPQNPNPNPNNNFRRSQSITLFITEIRPVDFYPSIPTIDQNRDDSSLYSSSFRDRTRDILSVVGSLLFGVGCGALTAATMYLMWSLFAANRLNLRDDSDDESDCDEDGFEGDDISPKKIGYVAIPTAANSDSPVVVAKEVV